A portion of the Gossypium arboreum isolate Shixiya-1 chromosome 8, ASM2569848v2, whole genome shotgun sequence genome contains these proteins:
- the LOC108452125 gene encoding ubiquitin C-terminal hydrolase 22-like — protein sequence MSSKINGHVSPQPCPHLLDFRFRNGPKPFRALHDCIRVKPPGGRAAIRREPSEVPRCGTCEESSRSRLYACVACAAVFCHAPLLHSHASDHALSIPGHEIAVDVDRAELFCCACGDQVYDRDFDAAVVLAQTVNATATTSTSGSTAMQCSVAGSQPENLRKRRRVDYRPWEPDSGEHISRGNQSIPLLDATNASLVSSTQQPWGLRGLNNLGNTCFMNSILQALLHTPPLRNYFLGDRHNRYYCQQKNGAINGTKNSRLCLACDMDAIFSAVFSGDRTPYSPAKFLYSWWQHAANLASYEQQDAHEFFISMLEGIHEKVEKDKRKSQSPGGGDCCIAHRVFSGILRSDVMCMVCGFTSTTYDPCVDISLDLEPNQGGSGKSSSAKSLNSCNVEADCMHPNQNGGISTLNGCLERFTRAEKLGSDQKFFCQKCQVRQESLKQMSIRKLPLVSCFHVKRFEHSSIRKMSRKVDRFLQFPFSLDMAPYLSSSILRSRFGNRIFPFDGDEQDASNDLSTEFELFAVVTHSGRLDAGHYVTYLRLSNQWYKCDDAWITPVNESIVRAAQGYMMFYVQKVLYYKESENQGTS from the exons ATGTCTTCCAAGATCAACGGCCACGTTTCGCCTCAGCCGTGTCCTCACCTCCTCGACTTCCGTTTCCGCAACGGCCCCAAGCCCTTTCGCGCCCTACATGATTGTATCCGCGTCAAGCCGCCCGGCGGTCGCGCCGCCATAAGGAGGGAACCTTCTGAGGTCCCACGATGCGGCACGTGCGAGGAATCTTCCCGTTCGAGACTCTACGCGTGCGTCGCATGTGCCGCAGTGTTCTGTCACGCGCCTCTTCTTCACTCCCACGCGTCTGATCACGCGCTTTCCATCCCTGGTCATGAGATCGCTGTAGACGTCGACAGAGCTGAGCTATTTTGCTGTGCGTGCGGTGACCAGGTATACGATCGCGACTTCGACGCTGCCGTCGTCCTCGCTCAGACTGTCAACGCCACCGCAACCACCTCCACTTCCGGATCCACCGCAATGCAGTGCAGCGTTGCTGGATCTCAACCGGAGAATCTACGAAAGCGCCGTCGAGTAGATTATCGTCCGTGGGAGCCAGATTCAGGAGAACACATCTCCAGGGGAAATCAGTCGATCCCTCTTCTGGACGCGACGAATGCCTCATTGGTTTCGTCAACACAACAACCTTGGGGATTACGTGGATTGAATAATTTGGGGAATACCTGCTTTATGAATTCAATATTACAAGCGTTGCTCCATACGCCGCCTTTGCGAAACTATTTCTTAGGCGATCGACATAATAGATATTATTGTCAGCAAAAAAATGGTGCTATTAATGGCACTAAAAATTCAAGATTGTGTTTGGCTTGTGACATGGACGCGATATTCTCGGCTGTTTTCTCGGGGGATCGGACTCCTTATAGTCCAGCTAAGTTCTTGTACAG TTGGTGGCAACATGCGGCAAATTTGGCTAGTTATGAGCAGCAGGATGCCCATGAATTTTTCATTTCCATGCTTGAGGGAATTCATGAAAAGGTGGAGAAGGATAAAAGGAAGTCCCAAAGTCCAG GCGGTGGAGATTGTTGCATTGCACATAGAGTATTTTCTGGTATTTTGAGATCGGATGTCATGTGTATGGTTTGTGGTTTCACATCCACAACATATGACCCATGTGTAGACATCTCCCTGGACTTGGAACCAAACCAAGGAGGTTCTGGGAAGTCTTCATCTGCAAAATCCCTTAATTCTTGCAATGTTGAGGCAGACTGTATGCATCCGAATCAAAACGGTGGGATATCTACCTTAAACGGTTGCTTAGAACGATTTACGAGAGCTGAAAAGTTGGGGTCTGACCAGAAATTTTTCTGCCAAAAGTGTCAGGTGAGGCAAGAGTCCCTTAAGCAGATGTCCATAAGAAAGCTTCCCCTGGTTTCATGCTTTCATGTTAAAAGATTTGAACATTCATCAATACGAAAGATGTCAAGGAAGGTTGACAGGTTTCTGCAGTTCCCATTTTCATTGGACATGGCTCCTTATCTTTCTTCTTCCATTTTGAGGAGTCGATTTGGAAACAGGATTTTTCCTTTTgatggagatgaacaagatgCATCCAATGACTTGTCAACTGAATTTGAGTTGTTTGCTGTTGTGACGCACTCAGGCAGATTAGATGCCGGCCATTACGTGACTTATTTGCGATTAAGTAACCAATGGTACAAGTGTGATGATGCATGGATTACTCCAGTTAATGAGAGCATCGTGAGAGCTGCACAAGGATACATGATGTTTTATGTACAGAAGGTGCTATATTATAAAGAAAGTGAAAACCAAGGCACATCATGA